AACGCATGAGCAAGGTCGAGTCGAAGCTCGCCGAGCTGGGTCTGAGCCTGCCGCCGGTGGCCGCGCCGGTCGCCGCCTACGTGCCGGCCCTGCGGTCGGGCGAGTTCGTGTTCACCTCCGGCCAGCTGCCCGTCGTCGGCGGCAAGCTGCCGAGCACCGGCAAGGTCGGCGCCGAGGTGTCCCCGGAGGAGGGCAAGGAGCTCGCGCAGACCTGCGCGCTCAACGCGCTGGCCGCGATCAAGTCGGTGATCGGCGACCTCGACCTGATCGAGCGGGTCGTGAAGGTCGTCGGCTTCGTCGCCTCCGCCCCCGACTTCACCGGCCAGCCGGGCGTGATCAACGGTGCCAGCGAGCTGCTCGGCAAGGTGCTCGGCGAGGCCGGCGTGCACGCCCGCAGCGCGGTCGGCGTCGCGGTGCTGCCGCTGGACGCCCCGGTCGAGGTCGAGCTCCAGGTGCGGGTCAAGACCGCCTGACCGTGATCACGAGGCGGGGTTGGGCCTGTCCAACCCCGCCTTCGTGCGCTTAGCATCCGGGCATGGACCATCGAGCAACGACGCTCCCGATGCCGCCCGGCTGGCCTGCCCGGATCCGGGCGCTCGACTCCGGCGTGCTGACCCCGCCGGTGCCCCGGCCCGCCGCGACGGTCGTGCTGCTGCGCGACGCCGCCGCCGGACCGGAGGCCTACCTGCTGCGCCGCCGCACCTCGATGGCCTTCGCCGCCGGCATGTACGCCTACCCGGGCGGCGGGGTGGACCCGCGGGACGCCGAGGCCGAGCTGGCCTGGGCCGGGCCGGGCCCGCAGGAGTGGGCGCGGCGGCTCGGCGTGGACGCCCGGACGGCGCAGGCGGTGGTCTGTGCGGCCGTCCGAGAGACCTTCGAGGAGGCCGGCGTGCTGCTGGCCGGCCCGGACGCGGGGAGCATCGCCGAGCCGCGCGACTGGAGCGCCGAGCGGGCCGCCCTGGAGGCGCACGAGCTGTCCTTCGCCGACTTCCTCCGCGAGCACGGCCTGGTGCTGCGCAGCGACCTGCTGGGGGGCTGGGCCCGCTGGATCACCCCGGCGTTCGAGGAGCGCCGGTACGACACCTGGTTCTTCGTCGCGGCCCTGCCCTCGGGCCAGCGCGCCGCCCTGGAGGTCGGCGAGGCCGACCGGGTGGCCTGGATGACGCCCACCGAGGCCGTCCGGGGCTACGACGAGGGCCGGTTCGGCATGCTGCCGCCGACCGTGACGGTGCTGCGCGAGCTGTCGCCCGTCCGGACGGCCTCCGACGCGCTGGCCGCGGCCGGGCGCCGCACGCTGGATCCGGTCCTGGGCCGGGCTGAGGTCCGCGGGGACCGCATGACCGTTCGATGGCCGGGGTATGACGAGCTGACCATCGACGGGGACTTCCCCGAGGCCTGACCCGCACCGAGCCCGGCCCGTACCGAACCCGACCCGTACAACGGACGACCCGTACCCGGTCGCACACCACGCAGAGAGGACCGACGCCCGATGACCCACAAGGACGTGGCTCGCCGGACGGCACCCGAGATGCCCGCCCGTCGCCTGACCCCCCGCACCCCGGCCTGCGACAGCCCGGTCCCGTTCGTCGAGGTCGCCCAGCGGGCCCTCGTCCGGGCCCTCCCGCTGCGCGCCCTGCACCGCGACGGCGAGGGCGGCGGCCGGTGAGCGGACTCCTCCCGGGTGACCCCGCCGCCGGCGTCGGCGGCGAGGCCACCCCCCGTGCACTCTGCGTGCTGGCGCCCAACCCGTCGCCGATGACGCTGGACGGCACCAACACCTGGCTGCTCTCCGAGCCCGGCTCGGACCTCGCGGTGGTGATCGACCCGGGCCCGTTGCACGAGGGCCACCTGCGCCGGGTGATCGACCTCGCGGAGCAGCAGGGCAAGCGCGTCGCGCTCACCCTGCTCACCCACGGCCACCCCGACCACTCCGAGGGCGCGGCCCGCTTCGCCGAGCTCACCGGCACCGAGGTCCGCGCCCTGGACCCGGCGTACCGGCTCGGCTCGGAGGGCCTGGTCAACGGGCAGCGCCTGGACGTCGGCGGCCTGGACCTGCGGGTGGTCGCCACCCCCGGCCACACCTCGGACTCGCTGACCTTCCACCTGCCCGACGACGGCGCGATCCTCACCGGCGACACCGTTCTCGGCCGCGGCACCACGATGGTCGCCCACCCCGACGGGCGGCTCGGCGACTACCTGGACTCGCTGCGCCGCCTGCACACCATGGCCTCCCGGCACGGCGTGCGGACCGTGCTGCCCGGTCACGGACCGGTGCTCGCGGACGCGCTGGGCGCCGTCGACTACTACCTCGCCCACCGGGCCACCCGGCTCGCTCAGGTGGAGACGGCGGTCGAGGCGGGCTGCCGGACCACGTCCGAGGTGGTGGCCCGGGTCTACGCGGACGTCGACCGCTCGCTCTGGCCGGCCGCCGAGCTGTCCGTCCGGGCCCAGCTGGAGTACCTGGAGGAGCACGGGCTGATCCCCGACCTCGACTGAAGCGGGGCCGCGAACGCCGAAGCAGAGCCGCGAAGGCCGAAGGGCCCGTCCGAGCGGACGGGCCCTTCGCGGTGTTCGTACCGGCGTCGGCTTTCGTGCCGGTGCCGGCGTTCGTACCGGCGTCAGCGCGAGCGGCGCGACAGCCGCTCGACGTCCATCAGGACCACCGCACGCGCCTCCAGCTTCAGCCAGCCGCGGCCGGCGAAGTCGGCGAGCGCCTTGTTGACCGTCTCGCGGGAGGCGCCGACCAGCTGGGCCAGCTCCTCCTGGGTGAGGTCGTGGGCGACGTGGATGCCCTCGTCGGACTGCACGCCGAAGCGGCGGGAGAGGTCCAGCAGGGCCTTGGCGACGCGGCCGGGCACGTCGGAGAAGACCAGGTCGGACATCACGTCGTTGGTGCGGCGCAGGCGGCGGGCGATGGCCCGCAGCAGTGCGATGGACACCTCGGGGCGGGCGTGCAGCCAGGGCTGGAGGTCGCCGTGGCCGAGGCCGAGCAGCTTGACCTCGGTCAGCGCGCTGGCGGTCGCGGTGCGCGGGCCCGGGTCGAACAGGGACAGCTCGCCGATCATCTCGCTGGGGCCGAGGACGGCGAGCATGTTCTCGCGTCCGTCCGGCGAGGCGCGGTGGAGCTTGACCTTGCCCTCGGCGACGACGTACAGCCGGTCGCCCGGGTCGCCCTCGTGGAACAGCGACTCACCACGGGCGAGGGTGACCTCGGTCATGGAAGCGCGCAGCTCGCCGGCCTGTTCGTCGTCGAGTGCCGCGAAGAGTGCGGCGCGCCG
The nucleotide sequence above comes from Streptomyces kaniharaensis. Encoded proteins:
- a CDS encoding Crp/Fnr family transcriptional regulator; amino-acid sequence: MDDVLRRAALFAALDDEQAGELRASMTEVTLARGESLFHEGDPGDRLYVVAEGKVKLHRASPDGRENMLAVLGPSEMIGELSLFDPGPRTATASALTEVKLLGLGHGDLQPWLHARPEVSIALLRAIARRLRRTNDVMSDLVFSDVPGRVAKALLDLSRRFGVQSDEGIHVAHDLTQEELAQLVGASRETVNKALADFAGRGWLKLEARAVVLMDVERLSRRSR
- a CDS encoding NUDIX hydrolase; the protein is MDHRATTLPMPPGWPARIRALDSGVLTPPVPRPAATVVLLRDAAAGPEAYLLRRRTSMAFAAGMYAYPGGGVDPRDAEAELAWAGPGPQEWARRLGVDARTAQAVVCAAVRETFEEAGVLLAGPDAGSIAEPRDWSAERAALEAHELSFADFLREHGLVLRSDLLGGWARWITPAFEERRYDTWFFVAALPSGQRAALEVGEADRVAWMTPTEAVRGYDEGRFGMLPPTVTVLRELSPVRTASDALAAAGRRTLDPVLGRAEVRGDRMTVRWPGYDELTIDGDFPEA
- a CDS encoding RidA family protein codes for the protein MSKVESKLAELGLSLPPVAAPVAAYVPALRSGEFVFTSGQLPVVGGKLPSTGKVGAEVSPEEGKELAQTCALNALAAIKSVIGDLDLIERVVKVVGFVASAPDFTGQPGVINGASELLGKVLGEAGVHARSAVGVAVLPLDAPVEVELQVRVKTA
- a CDS encoding MBL fold metallo-hydrolase; the protein is MSGLLPGDPAAGVGGEATPRALCVLAPNPSPMTLDGTNTWLLSEPGSDLAVVIDPGPLHEGHLRRVIDLAEQQGKRVALTLLTHGHPDHSEGAARFAELTGTEVRALDPAYRLGSEGLVNGQRLDVGGLDLRVVATPGHTSDSLTFHLPDDGAILTGDTVLGRGTTMVAHPDGRLGDYLDSLRRLHTMASRHGVRTVLPGHGPVLADALGAVDYYLAHRATRLAQVETAVEAGCRTTSEVVARVYADVDRSLWPAAELSVRAQLEYLEEHGLIPDLD